A single Flavobacteriales bacterium DNA region contains:
- the mutY gene encoding A/G-specific adenine glycosylase, which produces MKSEKTTLPPFAIIAHSLMEWYGVHQRKMPWRGVSDPYRIWLSEVILQQTRVAQGTPYYLRFLERFPNVIELADAPEDAVLKTWEGLGYYSRARNLHRAAQMVRDDGQGRFPTSYSDLLNLPGVGPYTAAAIASICYDEPVVVVDGNVSRVVSRLFGLRDVVNSTAGERKVRTYAQLLLEEVDDPGGFNQAIMEFGALHCVPQNPNCLSCPLVDRCEAFRTGKVAELPVKKKAKRPENRYMVYHVVLDNGFTYLRKRPTGDVWAGLYEFILQEGQEAYEEAGKMSDPVRVVDMRHLLSHRVIHARFLIYQGALQVNDPDAMRIPWSDLPNHALSRLTTRFLENSLNITDLPAGGSPIFT; this is translated from the coding sequence TTGAAATCTGAAAAAACCACTCTGCCACCCTTCGCCATCATCGCCCATTCACTGATGGAGTGGTACGGTGTACATCAACGTAAGATGCCTTGGAGGGGTGTCAGCGATCCATACAGGATATGGCTTTCAGAAGTCATCCTCCAGCAGACCCGGGTGGCACAGGGCACTCCCTATTATCTCCGATTCTTGGAGCGATTTCCTAACGTGATCGAGCTGGCAGATGCTCCAGAAGATGCGGTTCTCAAGACTTGGGAGGGCTTGGGCTACTACTCAAGAGCTCGCAACCTCCACCGAGCGGCACAGATGGTGCGTGATGATGGGCAAGGCAGGTTTCCTACATCCTATTCAGACCTATTGAATCTGCCTGGTGTGGGTCCGTACACAGCTGCTGCGATCGCCTCCATATGCTATGATGAACCCGTGGTCGTAGTGGACGGAAATGTGAGTCGCGTGGTGTCGAGACTATTCGGTTTGAGGGATGTGGTCAATAGCACTGCTGGAGAACGAAAAGTCCGCACCTATGCCCAACTCCTGCTCGAAGAGGTGGATGATCCGGGTGGATTCAATCAGGCCATCATGGAGTTCGGTGCGCTACACTGCGTGCCGCAAAATCCGAACTGCCTTTCCTGTCCACTAGTGGATCGATGTGAAGCTTTCCGCACTGGCAAGGTGGCCGAACTCCCGGTGAAGAAAAAGGCCAAGCGTCCTGAGAATCGCTACATGGTCTATCATGTGGTCTTGGATAATGGATTTACCTATCTCCGCAAGCGCCCTACCGGGGACGTTTGGGCGGGCCTCTACGAGTTCATCCTACAGGAAGGGCAGGAAGCGTACGAAGAAGCGGGCAAAATGAGCGACCCTGTGAGGGTCGTGGATATGCGTCACCTCTTGAGTCATCGGGTGATCCATGCTCGCTTCTTGATCTATCAAGGCGCTCTGCAGGTCAACGATCCGGATGCAATGCGGATTCCTTGGAGCGACCTTCCTAATCATGCATTGTCCAGGCTCACCACTCGATTTCTGGAAAATTCGCTCAACATCACGGACCTGCCTGCTGGAGGAAGCCCTATCTTTACGTAG
- the ssb gene encoding single-stranded DNA-binding protein has product MIMAGINKVILVGNLGKDPEVRHLENGAVVANFPIATSEVYTDKNGQRVTQTEWHNVVLWRRNAEVAEKYLSKGRQVYIEGKLRTRNWTDREGNTRYTTEVVGDVLQLLGSRPDDNTGQRSDAAQGQGAQDANTGSAPKEPALAPGTPEDDLPF; this is encoded by the coding sequence ATTATAATGGCAGGAATCAACAAGGTGATATTGGTAGGAAATCTGGGCAAGGATCCAGAAGTCAGGCATTTGGAGAATGGAGCTGTAGTGGCCAATTTCCCAATTGCCACCTCAGAAGTATATACCGACAAGAATGGGCAGCGTGTCACTCAGACCGAATGGCACAATGTGGTGCTATGGCGCAGAAATGCCGAGGTCGCTGAAAAGTATCTCAGTAAAGGTAGGCAAGTCTATATCGAAGGAAAATTGCGCACTCGGAACTGGACGGACAGGGAGGGCAATACCCGGTACACCACCGAGGTTGTGGGTGATGTCTTGCAATTGCTCGGCTCTCGTCCCGATGACAATACCGGTCAACGTTCAGATGCTGCGCAGGGTCAAGGAGCTCAAGATGCCAATACAGGCTCTGCCCCTAAAGAACCGGCTCTTGCTCCAGGTACGCCAGAGGATGATCTTCCTTTTTGA